The genomic stretch TATGTTGGACGTGGCCGAGCATGCGTTTGTGCCTCGACATGGCGAACTGTATCGCGAACATCAGGGGCGTTCCGATCAAGCTCCTGTTGTCTATCGGTTTACCGAAGGGTCAGGGGCGCTGGCGGCCGTGGAGATCCTACAGGCGATCTCCGACCTTTTGAACGGCTCTTGATTGGGGATGGGGTGGTAAAAATCTACAAAATCCCCTATACTTTTAGTAGAGTTAGGTTCTGGAGGTGACCGTTCCATGATAAAGAAAAAAGTCGTGCTTTGGACCTCTGCGGGGTATCTCTTCGCCTTGATCACCAGTCCGATCATTCCTGAGCTCTTTTCGCTGTTGATCCCGCTCGCGGGGTTGGGGACAGGGGTGTATCTGGAAGGAAAGAAGAAAACGACCAACATCCCAGATGTGGTTCCGATTGAGTCGGCGGAGCAAAACGTGCCGCCGGAGCAGGACCTGCCGCCGAAGCAGCAGCCGGAACAGCGTTCTAGACGGCATGCAGAGCAGGTGAGCCCAGAATTTGCACCCGTGTTGGAGTATTTGGAAATCCTCGAGGACATGATCATCTCGGAAGGTCAAAAGAACAATCTTGATGACGAGATCGTCGATAAATCTTTGGCATTGTTCGCCCGTCTACAACGTGTGATTCCGCTCTTACAAGAATTGAACAATGATTCGATCAATCATACGATTCGCAGGCTGGTGCTGAAAGATTTGAACGGATTCATCACGCCGTTCTTGCGACTGAGCAGCGAGACGAAAACGAAAAACCGCCGCATGTTATTGAATGGTTTGAAGGACATCAATATGAAAATTACGTCGATCGTCGAAACGATTGAGCATAAGGATCTTATTGAACTACAGACGAAAGCCGATCTGATTCACAGCCGCTACAGCGATTCGGATCAATACTAAGGAGGAGACCGCATGTCTACGTTAGCTATTGAACTGAAAAAAGAGGACGAGCAAAAAGTTGCCCAAGAGGCGTCGCAGCTGATTCAACGCGTCTCTTCCACCGGTACGCTGGAATTGGATGCGCTGATGGACGATATCGGCAAGTTGGGCATGAAAACGCAGGAAAAGGCAGGCCAGACCTTGCAGATGCTGGACCGCCCGGTCAACGATCTGATGTCGGGCGATCGGGTGGAAGTGTCGAACATGATTCTCAAACTCCGTTCGGAGTGCGAAGGGCTCCAACAAAGCAAGAATGTCGGGCTGTTTGGGAAATTGCTTCGCAAAAGCCCGTTCAAAAACTATGTCTACAAATACCAATCGGTCAAAACGAACATCAACTCGATCGTGGGTGGACTGCGGGACGGTAAAGACACCCTCCAAGAAAACATCGCCTATATGCGCCAACTGAAGCGCACGTCGATGGAGGAAATCTACAACCTGCAAACCAAGATCGCGTTCGGTGACAAGCTGAAGGATCTGTTCGAAGTGGAGATCAACAAAGCGGACAACCCTTCGCGCAAAGCACACTTGGAGCGTGGACTGCGCAAGGTCGTGTCCCGCATCCAGTCGATGACCGAAATGATCATGCTGTACAACCAAGCGATCGCAGCCACCGATATCATCAATGACAACAACGACAAGCTGATCGATGCGGTCAACAACGCGATCGACAAGACGGCCAACCTGATCACCGTCTCGGCGATGATCGCGATGGCGCTGGGCGATCAGGAGAAAGTGATCGCGGCGGTCGATGCGACCAACAAGACGTTGGAAGACCAGTTTAAAGAAAACGCGCGCCTGTTGCGAACCACGACTGAGCGCACCAACGAACTGCTGAGCAAGCCCTCGATGTCGATGGAAGCGGTCAATCAGGCGATTGGCGATCTGATGGCGGCACTCGATAGCTCGGAGCGTTCCAACCAGCAGATCATCCAGAGCTGCAATGATTACACGAGCAAAATGGCTTCGATCAACCAGCAGATGAGCCAACGCTTAGGGCTGGAAGCGGGTAACCAAGCTCCTGCTGCTGGCCGCGAGCTCGGCAACAATCGGATCAGCAACTTTTTAGAGTAAAGACATCCCTTTTTAGCGTAAAGACGTCTAAAGAAATGACACCCCCTCATACACTACGGTAACTGCAAACCTCAGGTCGAACCTGCGAGGAGGGCGTCGTTGTGGTTGAGGGGATTTTTATGGGGGGACTGATTCTGTTGCTGATCCTGGTCAGCAGCTCAGCGCGCGCCGAGTCGATCGCCGAACTGAGTGAGCAAGATCGGGATTAAGTCATGTTGCCAGCAGTATCCGAATCCTTTCTTATGTGCAGACTGGAAAAGATCATGATTGTGTTCAACCGAAAGGAGCATAAACGATGTATGACATTCTGATCGTCGGTGCTGGTCCAGCCGGAGCGAGCGCCGCATTGTTTGCAGCCAAAGCGGGAAAGAAGACAGTGGTCATCGACAGCGACCAGAGCATCACCAAACGCGCTTGGGTGGAAAATCATTACGGTGTGATGGAAGTCACAGGTCCTGAACTTGTGGAGACGGGCAAAAAACAGGCGGCCAAATTTGGTGCCGAACTGGTGACAGGCAAAGTGGAAAACATCGTGAAAACGGACAACGGGTTTCGTGCCGAAACGGAAAACGGCCACTATGAGGCGGCCCATGTTCTGCTCGCCACCGGCGTGATGGCCGATCTGGTTGACAAGATCGGCTTGCAGGTCAAAGCGGGCACCGAGCCGCATATCAAGACGAACATCGAGGTTGATCGGGATGGCAAAACGAGCATCGATGGCATCTGGGCGGCGGGGACGATCGCCGGGGTCAGCGTGCATACGATCGTGACGGCAGGTGATGGCGCACGAGTTGCGATCAACATCCTCAGTGCGATCAACGGCACTCGCTATGTAGACCATGATGTGATGAAGTAATACCCGACCCGGATGCTTGCTGTCTCGCGAAAAAGCCTTGGCAGTTGCCAAGGCTTTTTCGCGAAACAACAGGCGTCTATTTGTTATCATGGAGTGGATGTGAATGTGGAGGGAAGCGCATGAGAATCGCCATTTTGATTGCGGATGATGATCCGCACATTCGGAAGTTGGTCGCGTTTTATTTACAGAAGGAAGGCTATCAAATCTTGCAGGCTGAAGATGGACAAGCGGCATCGCTGCTGTTGGAATCGGAGCGCGTGCA from Tumebacillus algifaecis encodes the following:
- a CDS encoding FAD-dependent oxidoreductase translates to MYDILIVGAGPAGASAALFAAKAGKKTVVIDSDQSITKRAWVENHYGVMEVTGPELVETGKKQAAKFGAELVTGKVENIVKTDNGFRAETENGHYEAAHVLLATGVMADLVDKIGLQVKAGTEPHIKTNIEVDRDGKTSIDGIWAAGTIAGVSVHTIVTAGDGARVAINILSAINGTRYVDHDVMK
- a CDS encoding toxic anion resistance protein, yielding MSTLAIELKKEDEQKVAQEASQLIQRVSSTGTLELDALMDDIGKLGMKTQEKAGQTLQMLDRPVNDLMSGDRVEVSNMILKLRSECEGLQQSKNVGLFGKLLRKSPFKNYVYKYQSVKTNINSIVGGLRDGKDTLQENIAYMRQLKRTSMEEIYNLQTKIAFGDKLKDLFEVEINKADNPSRKAHLERGLRKVVSRIQSMTEMIMLYNQAIAATDIINDNNDKLIDAVNNAIDKTANLITVSAMIAMALGDQEKVIAAVDATNKTLEDQFKENARLLRTTTERTNELLSKPSMSMEAVNQAIGDLMAALDSSERSNQQIIQSCNDYTSKMASINQQMSQRLGLEAGNQAPAAGRELGNNRISNFLE